Proteins from a single region of Catenulispora acidiphila DSM 44928:
- a CDS encoding DUF3515 family protein — MWGYHAGRTGAVRVDLPKTSDQAVLTACANLIKALPSEVEGEHRRGAVGDDVHVAQRAAAWGPTATVLRCGVAEPAAIVVGGPDYTPLSNQYAGMGPDESAQVNWLIEDHGDHATFTTTDRALYVQVTVPYDTATEKQNASNVLVDIAPAIVKTVPTKAGQFVSDQIQ; from the coding sequence GTGTGGGGCTACCACGCCGGACGCACCGGCGCGGTGCGCGTCGACCTGCCGAAGACCTCCGACCAGGCGGTGCTCACCGCCTGCGCGAACCTCATCAAGGCCCTGCCATCCGAGGTGGAGGGCGAGCACCGGCGCGGAGCGGTCGGGGACGACGTCCACGTCGCGCAGCGGGCCGCAGCCTGGGGACCGACGGCGACCGTCCTGCGCTGCGGCGTCGCCGAACCGGCCGCGATCGTGGTCGGCGGCCCGGACTACACGCCGCTGTCCAACCAGTACGCGGGCATGGGTCCTGACGAATCCGCCCAGGTCAACTGGCTCATCGAGGACCACGGCGACCACGCGACCTTCACCACGACCGACCGCGCGCTGTACGTCCAGGTGACGGTCCCCTACGACACCGCCACCGAGAAGCAGAACGCGTCGAACGTGTTGGTGGACATCGCGCCGGCGATCGTGAAGACCGTCCCGACCAAGGCGGGACAGTTCGTCAGCGACCAGATCCAGTAG
- a CDS encoding Lrp/AsnC family transcriptional regulator — protein MVQAYILVQTEVGKAGAVAQAIAELESGITTAEDVTGPYDVIVRAEAATMDELGRLVIAKIQVIEGITRTLTCPIVHFE, from the coding sequence GTGGTTCAAGCGTACATCCTGGTCCAGACCGAGGTGGGGAAGGCGGGCGCCGTGGCGCAGGCGATCGCCGAACTCGAGAGCGGCATCACCACCGCCGAAGACGTGACCGGGCCCTACGACGTCATCGTGCGCGCCGAGGCGGCGACCATGGACGAGCTCGGCCGGCTGGTGATCGCCAAGATCCAGGTCATCGAAGGCATCACGCGCACCCTGACCTGCCCCATCGTGCACTTCGAGTGA